TCGCGCACGAGCCTGACCGGAACGTCCGAACCCACTTTTGAGGTAGCTACGGCGATGCGAAACTTGGAGACGTTTGGCACTTTTTCATGGTTGAATTCGAGGATCACGTCCCCCACTTTGATGCCTGCTTTATCGGCGGGGGAATCCAATTCGACCTTGGCAACGAGGACTCCGGCGATTTCTTTGAGATCAAATGCTTCCTTGAGGTCGGATGTAATCTCTTGGGGCAAGATGCCGATATAGGCACGTGAAACCTTTCCGCCGGCGACGAGATCTTCGACCACGCGGTGAGCGAGATTGATCGGGATGGCGAATCCGATACCGATATTGCCACCGCTGGTGCTGGTGATTGCGGAATTGATGCCGATCACTTCGCCATGGATATTAAGCAGCGGTCCGCCGCTGTTTCCGGGATTGATGGCGGCGTCCGTTTGGATATAATCCTGATAAATCGGCGAACCGGAACCAAAATTGAGATTTGATCTGCCGATAGCGGAGATCACTCCCAGGGTGACCGTGCGGTCTAAACCAGATTCTCCAAAGGGATTACCGATGGCGATCGCCCATTCGCCGATCTCCAGTTTGGCAGAATCTCCCAAAGGCGCCACGGTGATCTTCTCACCTTCTGTCACAATGATCTTGATCACGGCTACGTCCGTATTGGGATCCAAGCCCACCACGGTACCTTTGTAGCTGGCTTTGTCCGCCATGGTGACGGTGATTGTGCCTTCCCTGCCTTTTTCCACCACATGGTTGTTTGTCATAATATAAGCTTCGCGCGTGGCGGGATTGAAATCATAGATAAATCCGCTGCCCATCGAAGTAATCGGACGTTGTTGCTGTGCGGGAGGTTGGGGGAAGAAAAAGCGGAAAACATCGTCGTCAAAGAAGGGATTGCGAAGGTTCTGCACCGGCACTTGAGCTTCGACCTTGATTTGAACGATCGCTTCACGAACTTTGCGGACTACTTCCACGACGGGGTTTTGGGCAGGCGAGTGCAGCATTCCCGTGACCGTTCCAGATTCAGTCCGGACGGTGGACAGGGCTGTATCTTGCGCTTTGGCAGCGCTGCAGGACATCAATGCAATGGCGATGATCGCCATGATGATTCGATTCCGTGCAATCATAGTATATCTCCTATGTTTGTAATTTTTCAGTTCGTTTTTAAAGATAGTAAACAAATCCGCGAGGCGATCACCTAAAAGCC
This region of Candidatus Cloacimonadaceae bacterium genomic DNA includes:
- a CDS encoding Do family serine endopeptidase, giving the protein MIARNRIIMAIIAIALMSCSAAKAQDTALSTVRTESGTVTGMLHSPAQNPVVEVVRKVREAIVQIKVEAQVPVQNLRNPFFDDDVFRFFFPQPPAQQQRPITSMGSGFIYDFNPATREAYIMTNNHVVEKGREGTITVTMADKASYKGTVVGLDPNTDVAVIKIIVTEGEKITVAPLGDSAKLEIGEWAIAIGNPFGESGLDRTVTLGVISAIGRSNLNFGSGSPIYQDYIQTDAAINPGNSGGPLLNIHGEVIGINSAITSTSGGNIGIGFAIPINLAHRVVEDLVAGGKVSRAYIGILPQEITSDLKEAFDLKEIAGVLVAKVELDSPADKAGIKVGDVILEFNHEKVPNVSKFRIAVATSKVGSDVPVRLVRDHKEQVLKIKLEGFPDEIAAAGTDKPVNGKVSAGITVEAIDSATGKKLGVSGDEGVVVTKIDANSPAAKTGIQAGFIILSINAVKVNSPAEFSSVLSNAIDQMNKSDRKIITLYVADRNKNHQFIPLRFD